A section of the Nymphaea colorata isolate Beijing-Zhang1983 unplaced genomic scaffold, ASM883128v2 scaffold0729, whole genome shotgun sequence genome encodes:
- the LOC116245542 gene encoding uncharacterized protein LOC116245542 encodes MGRRPARCYRVCRGKPYPKSRYNRGVPDPKIRIYDIGRKKAPVADFPFVVHIVSNEVEQISSEALEASRIACNKYLTKHVGKDNFHMRCRVHPWHVLRINKMLSCAGADRLQAGMRGAFGKSYGKAARVKIGSILYSVRIREGDVKKALEAFRRAKNKFPGSQRIVVSNKWGFTKLTRLDYQKRAAEGTIINNGSDVKLVRTKGPLAQSPLFIDAKVPKK; translated from the coding sequence ATGGGCAGAAGACCAGCTCGCTGCTACCGCGTCTGCCGCGGAAAGCCTTACCCCAAGTCACGCTACAACCGAGGTGTGCCTGACCCCAAGATCCGCATCTACGATATCGGTCGCAAGAAGGCCCCCGTGGCTGACTTCCCCTTCGTGGTCCACATCGTCTCCAACGAGGTCGAGCAGATCTCCTCCGAAGCTCTGGAGGCCTCGCGTATCGCCTGCAACAAGTACCTGACCAAGCACGTGGGCAAGGACAACTTCCACATGCGGTGCCGCGTGCACCCCTGGCACGTGCTCAGAATCAATAAGATGTTATCATGCGCTGGAGCTGATAGACTCCAGGCAGGAATGAGAGGCGCCTTCGGTAAATCCTACGGCAAGGCCGCCAGAGTCAAAATCGGCTCCATTCTCTACTCCGTCCGCATCCGTGAGGGCGACGTCAAGAAGGCTCTCGAGGCCTTCAGAAGAGCCAAGAACAAATTCCCCGGCAGTCAGAGAATCGTCGTCTCCAACAAGTGGGGATTCACCAAGCTCACCCGTCTCGACTACCAGAAGAGAGCCGCCGAGGGCACCATCATCAACAACGGCTCCGACGTGAAGCTGGTCCGCACCAAGGGCCCCCTCGCCCAGTCCCCCCTCTTCATCGACGCCAAGGTCCCCAAGAAATGA